The stretch of DNA ccaaaactctgtcttcggccatatctgccgcggagcgcctgctcgactttcacggggagcgagaggcaccaagagttgtggcaccaacgggAAATAATGGTGCATCATAGAatgggtacaatggacaaaggccacaaaaccgcgccatttcagttgggaacagtcggttccgctcgcaaggaagtcaagcccaatcggcgagcactacaaactcgccctcaagctcgtcttcgaaggcgggaaactccactgcttccacaacgaagagaccgttcgcgtgttttgtgtgcaagggtcctcacaagatggccgattgtccgaacaaagcggagttcaatgccatgttcaagaagatgccgaaaggggctcaagaacgtcttgatggggcgttggccgactatcaccaagagtgtaacgaagactcgagtgatggtgaagaccaaccacggatgggctcacttcaaaggatcagcgcgatggggaagtacgaagactcctccgccaagaaatccaacaggctcatgtacgtggacttgatggtgaatgggaagcaagcacgagccttgatcgactcgggcgcctcccacaactttgttactaaagaggaagctgatcggttggggctagttctgcgagatgctaacagctgcctaaagccggtcaatgggaaattgagacgcgtccaaggagtggctaagaaggtcgcggtccaagtgggtgagtgggcaggggagctcgacttcaccaccgttccgctggatgacttcaagttagtactcgggatgcagttctttcagaaagcattggtagtattgaaaccgagtgacggatcgatgctactaatggggtctatcgtagtgaacACGGTAGACagcgacgaagacaaggggcagcatcgaatttcggctatgagggtgataccgacgccgaaacaaggggtgcgaccttggagaatgcctaaaggttcggtggagccgagggcgaacaagacccaggctaactacgatgctaagtggcctgggAGACGAAAGGAGAGTCTACCtcctcaccgaggagtagacaatgagggccgaaatgcccaaagaaataggcctcgtaccatcagggggccgcgtcgatatgttgaatcgacgtcctggtttgcgggtcagtcgacccaagagagaaggcctcgtaccatcagggggccgcgccgaaatgctgattcggcgtcctggagaACTCACTTACCCTTGAATGCGAGTGCTCAAGTGGTGATGGACAAGGTGAAGGTGCGGCTGGAGCCAAAGACTGAACGATCCCGTGAAGTTTCTACTCGAGCAACGAGGACTTGGACTTCCCAGAATGACCACAGGCTAGTGATAAACTTGGAGGACATGATGTTCGGGAGTCTCACCGTCAAGGAAATGCACTCTATTCTTGAAGGGACGATGAATCCGATCATGGTGTGGACCGAGAAGTATCTACAAGCCGGACTCAAGAGAAAGCCAAACTTCAATGCAGCATGGACGGCCacagctcaccgaggatgtctcacgGAAGCACCGTTCgagatttttgtgttgccgagggcggcaacagattaggtgggggagagtgtgacgatccgcacacttgaacccttagatttagttatgcttatgtaatttcatttcccttgtacatttgtagtaaataTTTTCTtggtagttttagaataggtttccataaataggtatatcgctattctgaactaaacttgtaaattcaatgtttcctgctaccaggatgtaataatcaaatttccctctttagggagtactagtgaatgaaaatctgcttcctaccttgtgccttcgtattgcttgttgttgctttgttgtgaacgactcttagccttcactttactaacaagtcgtgtttgtgggatcgacactatgatcccgactcacaccccgagaccgattacgagtgcctagtgcttgacaaacactagtgcctgacgctctcgttgcaatcccgtcgagtgttgccgagacccgagtatcgtgctagtgagcgatccttcactagtacgaagagccttgtcgcttgcatcttgccttgattcgggcaagggtgcgcgccacggttcGGCTAAAGTATCGGACCGTGACACTCAGCCTACCCCGAATTGGATCATTCAGATTGGGTCAGTTTTGTCCGCTCATAGATAGTAAATCATCCATTTATTCATTCAGATAAGAAAGTATGAGAATCTCAGCAATTTGTTCAAAACAATAGAGGCAACAAATATTGCCATGATTCATCATCATTCATGGTGTATTATTTCGAAAATCTGACATTTTATAACAATTATATTAAGTTAAAATTTGACAATATTAATCTAATTTtgaattatttgtgagatttCATTTGATTTACTGACATTGTGTCAATCTCAATTCTAACGACCATCTTATACAAGGATTTGTGATTCAATAATAGAATTTTATCTGTTGATCCATGTTGAATTGGTAGATTATGGATGAAGATAAACATGTTGAATTGGTAAAGTATCAATAATAATAGAATAGTATGGATTTGTAAATCAACATTTCACTCTAGTTTTCGCCGGAGATACAGTGCGCCAGGGTGTTGGTGGTTGGGTGGAGTGTCATCGGAGCTATCAATACAGTCAATCAGCTTGATAAATATTGTCATTCAGTCTAATGATCATTGCTGTATATCTATTCTATTTTAAGGTAAAGAGAAAGCACAAAATAGTGACGAGTATTTTATTCAAACATAAAAACTAGTTTCGACAAACAAGTAAAATACAAGGTATATTGTGTGTGAACCATATACTTAGTAACTGCTGTGATGGTGCCTCTTGGCATGTGTGCAATCCACAGGAAGCAGCATTGGTTCCGAATGGACTGTCtcaagcagcagcagcagcaccaACAGCAGACCTAACCTGTTTCTAAGCATTACATCAGTGTTGAGTTTCGGACATCCTAGGACTCATGTGGACTGTATAAATGAATGAACTAAACGAACTGTAAACTACTGAGCAGTAAATACGTCTGCCTATCTATATGGTGAATGAATCCAGGTCAAAGTCGTCTCCCATCTGTCCCGTTTCATTATTATCCTGTAACAAATAAATAAACAGCATGAATATATGGGTATTGGAATTGTAATTAACTGTTGTAAATCTGAATGGTAAGAAAATGCGGAGTCAAACAATTAGCATCACCTGTTTCAGATATTTTCCGACTATATCTTCCAAGGTTTCTGAGCTCGGTCCATTTGGAAGCTTAGGTTCATCTAGCAGGTAATCATCAACCCTCATACTCGAATCATCAATCCTCATACTTGAATCATCCACCCTCATACTTGGCTCGGCGTTTATGATAGTCGGGTCTGCCGGAGCAACAGCTGGGATTAGAGAACTTGAAGCACCACCAGACATACAGGAATCAAAGTTGTGATCTTGCCATAATTGCGAGAAACTAAAGGTGTTAGCACCATTGCCATTCAGACAGTCCTGTCTCTCTAAGTTTCCGTTTGCATTATCGACACAAAGGTAGTCAAGGGGGTTACTTGTCATGTTTTGAGCAACAGTTGGAGAGATGGGAGAGAGTGCATCACCAGATACATTAGATGTAAACGGATTTTGCTGGAAAGGTTGTGGAGTGACTGGAGACAGAAGAGAAGTACCCCAGTTGGGTGAGCATTGATACGTATCTATCAGATTCGAGCTATTACCACTGCCATTTATACCGTTAAACCCTCCCATGTTTGAAGATGGGGTGGTGAATAATGATTTGTTGGCAAAATCATTAGTGGTTTGATTTGACATAACGGAGTTATGTGGTGGATACATAAAGGCACTCGGGTTTTGCTGTGGTGAAGGAAAACTCTGAAACATAGCAGCATTTGAGGTTGAAGGTTGGAACTGCCCTAAAGGGGCGAAAGAGGTGCTGGAGTTTTGAAGTTGGGTTGTTTGGAGCATCGGAGATGAAGCAAGACCTCGAATGCTCAAACCAGCTGCAGTATTTAGTCGCCCATACATTGGTGAGTGCGATAAAGCTGGATTGAATCCAGTAAATCTTCCAGTTGTTCCTGCTAGTGAGCGGAAAACTCCATAGCCTCCACCGAGTGCACCAATGTGTCCATCCTCATATCCATTCATCTTGCTTGACGGTTCACCAGGTCCAGATTTAACCTTTTTAAGGTAAAGCCGATATTTCTGCAAAAAGAAAAATCGGTTTGCTTGTTTTCAGTAAAAGAACCCGATTCAGTGGAGGAAGGGAATTAGCGAGTGAATAATGGAAGAAGCATTACCTGCAAATGGCTTGCCACCTTTTCTCTGGTGAGTCCTTCCACATTCATCAAATCAAGAATCTTCTTCGGAAAAGCCTCTGAATTACAAAGTACGAGAAAATTAAAACACATTCTTCATCAGAAGAGTGAGATATAATCAAATGTTAGAAAAGCAAACAGTACTGACTCTCAATGCCTAGTGCGTCAACAGCCTCGACAAACTTCTGATGAAGTTCAACAGACCAAAAAAGTCGAGGCTTTTTCTGATGTGTAGGGTCGTCATTCTCGCGGCCACTATCTTCATGTTCTTCATCATCATTCTCATTGTTATCATCGCCTCCACTAGAACTATCTTCAGGGCTCTTAACTTTGAATCTCTCACTCGGACCTGCATTACTGTTATTTTGAATGGGCGGCGCTCTTTCAATTTGTTCAACAGCTGCAGCTGCAGCTGAAGGTGCAGGTTTTCTCAGCGTTATCGATTTGTTCCTTCTGACAACATGCTGCCATATATTTTGGAGTTCCTGAATTCTCACAGGTTTCACCAGATAGTCAACAGCACCATTTTTGATCCCTTGCATCACCCGCTTGGTTTCGCTATAACATGACAGCACTGCCAGTTTGAAAACAAGTTTTAAGTTTTAATCTATTTCTTTCCTGATGTTCAAGACTCATAAGATAAATACAAACAGTTTTGAAATTCGCGGTGTTTAGGACTTAGATGCATCATAACTCAACCGAGATGGTAAAACCACCTGTTCAGACTTCAACGATAGAGGTCCATAACACGTAAATCTCATAATTACTTCATTTTATTAATGGTGCCAGTTAATGTGTATCAGATAATCTTATGAAGAGGATATTGCATTAATCCCCCCACCTTAAATGGAATATACATTCCGCTAATACCGTATCTTTAAGAAAATCAGAATATCTAATTTCATTAATACCAGATAATAGTAAAGTTCCATGACAAGTTGTTCCGATTTATGGACTTGAACCGGTTAAGACGTAATTGGAGAAAGATCCGACATCCTTCGTTGGAAGGGATCATAGATTAAATAAAAATCTTGTATGCATTCTGTTTTTTGGGGGCGGGGGACGAGGCTTATTGAGAAGAATGACAAGATAGAAAGTAATACTGACAGAAACATTCTGAATTCCTGATGCATTTTTTATTTAGAGAAACGATGCACCCGAAAcaaggaataataataataataataataataataataataataataataataataataataatgctgtATAGATGTGAATAGGAACTCACTGATAACAGGAATATTCATCTCCAGGCCAACAAGTTGAAGAAGCTTAATACCATCGATATCAGGCATTTCGACATCACTGATCACGATATCAAAGCTGTTCCGACTATCCTTGAGAAGTCTCAACGCTTCTCTCCCTTTGTTGGTCAAGGTGACTGTAATAAAGACACAGACACATTGATACAAGGCACAAAGCATGAGACTGGTGAATCGTaactcataaaaaaaaaaaaacattgagaGACTCAGAGAGAGGGAAAGGCAGAGACGAACCATGGTAGTGGCATTTGGTAAGAAGATTGTTCAGCAACTTGAGACAAGTGTTATCATCATCGACGACAAGAACTCGCAACCCAGCAGGGAATCGTAGCGGCGTCGCTGGCGTCGCTGGCTCTTCTTGCTTCATATTTTCAAATAAATGCTTATCCAAGCGCAAACGAGTTACAGTTGTTTGTTTGGGAATCACTTAGACAGAAACGCTCTAAGAAGATTGTGAGAGTTTAAGTGAAGTCTGTGACATATCAGGGCATTAGATTACACAGGTGTATATATACAAAAGCAGATGCCCATATTATAGAAATGTACAGCGAGTCGTTGAATGGcaataacacgatccaaaaccgCCAGACAACAAATGAAGACGAAAATCAGATGTTCCCAcaggaatgaaagaaaaaaaggaTAGAGTTAATGTATGGAATTCGACAGTAAAGGTAATTTATCTTAGGAGACAGAATGCTATACATTGCAGCAGATTAGGAAAGATGCCACACATTTTTGGAACTAAATCCGTTTGGACAATCTGTCAATGCCTCTCTTTCCCTTCACTGCTCTTTCACTTCCCTCTTTATTTTCGATGGCGTATATCgcgaaaattttaaaaaatttaagGTATTTGAAAAATATTATCCACCTTTATGGAATGTGATTTCAATTACAGCAAATACTAATTTGTTTCCATCATCATAAGATATTTTTATTTATGTGCATTCAATTCCTTTTTGAAACATAAAATCTATTTATCTAAAACGCGACATAATATCTATTTACCCGTAATATAACGACATTCGAAAAATAGTAATTTGCAAAACTAAAAAATTGTATTTATGTACAAAGAATGTACGGACTACGGAGTACTTCATTTCGAACAGATACATTCTTGGTAATGCAATATACTCTCATCCGATCAAAATTAGAGACGATCACATTAATCATATCTACTTTACACGTGGAGCGTCTTTTACAGGTCTTGCTCGATCACAGTTTACATACTACACTAGTACGTCTTCAGACAGACACTAGGTCATTGGATATCGAATATCAGATACATTATCGAATGTACAACAGgatttttcccaaaaaaaaaaaataataaataaatttaaaaaaaaaaacttcaataT from Silene latifolia isolate original U9 population chromosome 10, ASM4854445v1, whole genome shotgun sequence encodes:
- the LOC141606123 gene encoding two-component response regulator ORR24-like; amino-acid sequence: MKQEEPATPATPLRFPAGLRVLVVDDDNTCLKLLNNLLTKCHYHVTLTNKGREALRLLKDSRNSFDIVISDVEMPDIDGIKLLQLVGLEMNIPVIMLSCYSETKRVMQGIKNGAVDYLVKPVRIQELQNIWQHVVRRNKSITLRKPAPSAAAAAVEQIERAPPIQNNSNAGPSERFKVKSPEDSSSGGDDNNENDDEEHEDSGRENDDPTHQKKPRLFWSVELHQKFVEAVDALGIEKAFPKKILDLMNVEGLTREKVASHLQKYRLYLKKVKSGPGEPSSKMNGYEDGHIGALGGGYGVFRSLAGTTGRFTGFNPALSHSPMYGRLNTAAGLSIRGLASSPMLQTTQLQNSSTSFAPLGQFQPSTSNAAMFQSFPSPQQNPSAFMYPPHNSVMSNQTTNDFANKSLFTTPSSNMGGFNGINGSGNSSNLIDTYQCSPNWGTSLLSPVTPQPFQQNPFTSNVSGDALSPISPTVAQNMTSNPLDYLCVDNANGNLERQDCLNGNGANTFSFSQLWQDHNFDSCMSGGASSSLIPAVAPADPTIINAEPSMRVDDSSMRIDDSSMRVDDYLLDEPKLPNGPSSETLEDIVGKYLKQDNNETGQMGDDFDLDSFTI